One Streptomyces hundungensis DNA segment encodes these proteins:
- a CDS encoding TerD family protein translates to MAVSLSKGGNVSLTKEAPGLTAVTVGLGWDVRTTTGTDFDLDASAIAVNPTGKVYSDKHFVFFNNKSTPDQTIVHTGDNTTGQGEGDDEAINVNLAGLPADVDKIVFPVSIYDAEARSQNFGQVRNAYIRIVNQAGGAEIARYDLSEDAATETAMVFGELYRNGAEWKFRAVGQGYASGLAGIAQDFGVSV, encoded by the coding sequence ATGGCTGTAAGCCTGTCCAAGGGCGGCAACGTCTCGCTCACCAAGGAGGCCCCGGGCCTGACCGCCGTCACGGTCGGCCTCGGCTGGGACGTCCGCACCACCACCGGAACCGACTTCGACCTCGACGCCTCGGCCATCGCCGTGAACCCGACGGGCAAGGTCTACTCCGACAAGCACTTCGTCTTCTTCAACAACAAGTCGACGCCGGACCAGACCATCGTCCACACCGGTGACAACACCACCGGCCAGGGCGAGGGCGACGACGAGGCGATCAACGTCAACCTGGCCGGTCTGCCCGCCGATGTCGACAAGATCGTCTTCCCGGTCTCCATCTACGACGCCGAGGCGCGCTCGCAGAACTTCGGCCAGGTGCGCAACGCCTACATCCGCATCGTGAACCAGGCCGGCGGCGCCGAGATCGCCCGCTACGACCTGAGCGAGGACGCCGCGACGGAGACCGCGATGGTCTTCGGCGAGCTGTACCGCAACGGCGCGGAGTGGAAGTTCCGTGCCGTGGGCCAGGGTTACGCCTCGGGCCTGGCCGGCATCGCGCAGGACTTCGGCGTCAGCGTCTGA
- a CDS encoding GlcG/HbpS family heme-binding protein, translating into MNPTAKNVTHTAGTRNKKLALTAAALAIAAAGTFGVVTANAATGTAATGAPAASTAPATATAASTGNLTTTTHLTVAAATHAAQAALDAAVKENQKVSVAVVDRDGNTLVTLRGDGAGPQSPESAVRKAYTAVSWNAPTSELAKRLAQAPNLKDIPGTLFLAGGAPVQAKGAPVAGVGVAGAPSGDLDEKFARAGVAVLNK; encoded by the coding sequence ATGAACCCCACCGCGAAGAACGTCACGCACACCGCCGGCACCCGGAACAAGAAGCTCGCGCTCACCGCCGCCGCCCTCGCCATCGCCGCCGCCGGAACCTTCGGCGTCGTCACCGCCAACGCGGCCACCGGAACCGCGGCCACCGGCGCCCCCGCCGCGAGCACCGCTCCCGCCACCGCGACCGCCGCTTCCACCGGCAACCTCACCACCACCACCCACCTCACCGTGGCCGCCGCCACCCACGCCGCTCAGGCCGCGCTGGACGCCGCCGTGAAGGAGAACCAGAAGGTGTCCGTCGCCGTCGTGGACCGCGACGGCAACACCCTGGTCACCCTGCGCGGCGACGGCGCGGGCCCGCAGTCCCCCGAGTCGGCCGTGCGCAAGGCGTACACCGCGGTCTCCTGGAACGCGCCCACCTCCGAGCTCGCCAAGCGGCTCGCCCAGGCCCCGAACCTCAAGGACATCCCGGGCACGCTGTTCCTGGCGGGCGGCGCCCCCGTCCAGGCGAAGGGCGCGCCGGTCGCGGGCGTCGGCGTCGCCGGGGCCCCGAGCGGCGACCTCGACGAGAAGTTCGCCCGGGCGGGCGTCGCCGTGCTGAACAAGTAG
- the arfB gene encoding alternative ribosome rescue aminoacyl-tRNA hydrolase ArfB has translation MDVMSGPYVIRGSVSLPEAELIWRFSRSSGPGGQHVNTSDSQVELRFDLARTEALPEVWKARALERLAGRLVGGVVSVRASEHRSQWRNRETAAVRLASLLAEATAPPPKPRRATKIPRGINERRLREKKQRAQTKNGRSGRDW, from the coding sequence ATGGATGTCATGTCCGGGCCCTATGTCATCCGTGGCTCCGTCTCCCTCCCGGAGGCCGAGCTGATCTGGCGTTTCTCCAGGTCGTCAGGGCCCGGTGGCCAGCACGTCAACACCAGCGACTCCCAGGTGGAGCTCCGCTTCGACCTCGCGAGGACCGAGGCACTGCCCGAGGTCTGGAAGGCCCGGGCCCTCGAACGGCTCGCCGGCCGCCTGGTGGGCGGTGTCGTCTCCGTACGCGCCTCCGAGCACCGCTCGCAGTGGCGCAACCGCGAGACCGCCGCGGTCCGGCTCGCCTCGCTCCTCGCGGAGGCGACCGCCCCGCCGCCCAAGCCGCGCCGCGCCACGAAGATCCCGCGCGGCATCAACGAGCGGCGGCTGCGCGAGAAGAAGCAGCGCGCCCAGACGAAGAACGGCCGCTCCGGCCGCGACTGGTAG
- a CDS encoding flavin reductase family protein, protein MLQTPLTDALSALAAATPHPEGVSNDEFRAAMSRLAAGVVLVTAHDTDDGPRGEDVGMTATAFLSVSLDPPLVLVSLREGSRMDDLLAEQPLWAVSILSESQRHIAGRFAMKGRISDRLLFEDIPYSRGEASGAPLVAGALATLECRTEQRVTAGDHTLAIGRVLTANLPSAEGGPLTYFQGRYRQLG, encoded by the coding sequence GTGTTGCAGACACCCCTTACCGACGCCCTTTCCGCGCTTGCCGCGGCGACCCCTCATCCTGAGGGGGTGAGCAATGACGAGTTCCGCGCCGCGATGTCCCGGCTGGCCGCGGGCGTGGTCCTGGTGACCGCGCACGACACCGACGACGGGCCGCGCGGCGAGGACGTCGGCATGACCGCGACGGCCTTCCTCTCGGTCTCCCTCGACCCGCCGCTCGTCCTGGTCTCGCTGCGGGAGGGCTCACGGATGGACGACCTCCTCGCGGAACAGCCGCTGTGGGCGGTGTCGATCCTCTCCGAGAGCCAGCGGCACATCGCGGGCCGGTTCGCGATGAAGGGCCGGATCAGCGACCGTCTGCTCTTCGAGGACATCCCGTACAGCAGGGGCGAGGCGAGCGGCGCGCCCCTGGTCGCCGGGGCGCTCGCGACGCTGGAGTGCCGCACCGAGCAGCGCGTGACGGCGGGCGACCACACCCTGGCCATCGGCCGCGTCCTGACGGCGAACCTGCCGAGCGCCGAGGGCGGCCCGCTCACCTATTTCCAGGGCCGGTACCGGCAGTTGGGGTAA
- the cdgB gene encoding diguanylate cyclase CdgB codes for METESEPYVRLATLRQLHQVVGELNTARSLADTLQTVADGVIAGLGYELACVNLVRPDGDLVVAAFAGNAAAEALITGRVGSRTSWERRLSMGEDWDGLRFIPHTEGWVLLEDDVPQWYTEGPDPRFADEWHPQDRLYAPMYSAGGTQELLGVISVDKPRNGRKPGAWGREALQMYASQSAIAISNARLRANMQRALVRLEREQQALRASEESFRQAFEYAPSGMAIAEMGGDQHGRLLRTNDALCRLLGRPASVMRRYSFADLVHPEDIGTLLRTSAEGGRAELRLGRRDGTYVWVSLRNSVVADTADGPRFLLTHVEDIEDRKRHELQLAHRASHDALTGLPNSAELRARLSSRLCPRPHSVGPVGAAESLDAAYERGPAHAESEAHGHAFRADGFDFEALPGGGPYDHHVHTVAPDSEIDDGTKGLAVLFCDLDGFKSINDRFGHHTGDAVLIEVARRLTTGVRDGDTVARLGGDEFVVLADGLGAADAADLAVRLRNAIIPPIRVDGRAVRVGASFGIGWASCGMSVEEVLRSADQRMYIEKRSRAKVHRRAG; via the coding sequence ATGGAGACCGAGTCGGAGCCCTACGTCCGTCTTGCGACCCTGCGGCAGCTGCACCAGGTGGTCGGAGAGCTCAACACGGCCCGCAGCCTCGCGGACACGTTGCAGACCGTCGCGGACGGCGTCATCGCGGGACTGGGCTACGAGCTGGCCTGCGTCAATCTCGTACGCCCCGACGGTGACCTGGTCGTCGCCGCCTTCGCGGGCAACGCCGCCGCGGAAGCCCTGATCACGGGCCGGGTCGGCTCGCGCACCTCCTGGGAGCGCCGCCTGTCGATGGGCGAGGACTGGGACGGCCTGCGCTTCATCCCGCACACCGAGGGCTGGGTGCTCCTGGAGGACGACGTCCCCCAGTGGTACACCGAGGGCCCCGACCCGCGGTTCGCGGACGAGTGGCACCCGCAGGACCGCCTGTACGCCCCGATGTACTCGGCGGGCGGCACCCAGGAGCTCCTGGGCGTCATCTCCGTCGACAAACCCCGCAACGGCCGCAAGCCCGGCGCCTGGGGGAGGGAAGCCCTCCAGATGTATGCATCGCAGTCCGCCATTGCGATCAGCAACGCCCGGCTCCGCGCAAACATGCAGCGCGCCCTGGTCCGCCTGGAGCGCGAGCAGCAGGCGCTGCGCGCCAGCGAGGAAAGCTTCCGGCAGGCCTTCGAGTACGCGCCCTCGGGCATGGCCATCGCCGAGATGGGCGGCGACCAGCACGGCCGGCTCCTGCGCACCAACGACGCGCTGTGCCGGCTGCTCGGCCGGCCCGCCTCCGTCATGCGGCGCTACTCCTTCGCCGACCTCGTCCACCCCGAGGACATAGGAACCCTGCTGCGCACCTCCGCCGAGGGCGGCCGGGCCGAACTCAGGCTCGGGCGGCGCGACGGCACCTACGTGTGGGTGTCGCTGCGCAACTCCGTGGTCGCCGACACCGCCGACGGCCCCCGTTTCCTGCTCACCCACGTCGAGGACATCGAGGACCGCAAGCGGCACGAGCTCCAGCTCGCCCACCGCGCCTCGCACGACGCCCTCACCGGCCTGCCCAACAGTGCCGAGCTGCGCGCGAGACTCTCGTCCCGGCTCTGTCCCCGGCCGCACTCGGTGGGGCCGGTCGGCGCGGCCGAATCCCTCGACGCGGCCTACGAGCGGGGGCCCGCGCACGCGGAGTCCGAGGCCCACGGGCACGCCTTCCGCGCCGACGGCTTCGACTTCGAGGCGCTGCCGGGCGGCGGACCGTACGACCACCACGTCCACACCGTGGCCCCCGACAGTGAGATCGACGACGGTACGAAGGGGCTCGCGGTGCTCTTCTGCGACCTCGACGGGTTCAAGTCGATCAACGACAGGTTCGGCCACCACACCGGCGACGCCGTGCTGATCGAGGTCGCCCGGCGCCTGACCACCGGCGTCCGCGACGGCGACACGGTGGCCCGGCTCGGCGGTGACGAATTCGTCGTCCTCGCCGACGGGCTCGGCGCCGCCGACGCCGCCGACCTGGCGGTTCGGCTGCGCAACGCGATCATCCCGCCCATCCGGGTGGACGGCCGGGCGGTCCGCGTCGGGGCCAGTTTCGGCATCGGCTGGGCCAGCTGCGGGATGTCCGTGGAAGAGGTCCTGCGCTCCGCCGACCAACGGATGTACATCGAGAAGCGCTCCCGCGCCAAGGTCCACCGCCGGGCGGGGTGA
- a CDS encoding M1 family metallopeptidase has protein sequence MDKRPALRTAPKGRGGRRTRLAAALLAALAAASCTGGVTGGPGSAGVRDPLFPRLGNDGYDVQHYTLDLDYDPSSGRLKGGVTIVAKAVEDLSAFDLDFAGMDVESATVDDEPAAVNRAGDELTLRPEEDLTRGETFTAYVRYSGRPRTITDVDGSEEGWLRSPGGRVLALGEPTGSMTWFPSNNHPSDKATYDIRITVPDGLQAVSNGELVSRTVNKGRATFSWRTREPMATYLATVAIGPYEIDRGRTGSGVPIYSAIDPEVRRQTADVVARLPEMLAWEEKEFGPYPFSSAGLIVAPAKASGYALETQNRPVLPLDHFDATTVVHELAHQWFGDSVTPATWRDMWLNEGFAQYAEWLWSEDHSGPSAQQIFEGEYAKGGGDDIWAFPPAEPPTAADVSGRPVYVRGAMVVHKIREALGDEAFHALVRDWVRVHRHGNASTKDFVRFVDDAAGRRLTAVWDTWLYGDGKPEAS, from the coding sequence GTGGACAAACGACCGGCCCTGCGGACGGCACCGAAAGGGCGCGGTGGCCGCCGAACCCGCCTCGCCGCCGCCCTGTTGGCCGCCCTCGCCGCCGCCTCCTGCACCGGCGGTGTGACCGGCGGCCCCGGCTCGGCCGGGGTGCGCGACCCGCTCTTCCCCCGGCTCGGCAACGACGGCTACGACGTCCAGCACTACACGCTGGACCTCGATTACGACCCGTCGTCCGGGCGTCTCAAGGGGGGCGTCACCATCGTGGCGAAGGCCGTCGAAGACCTCAGCGCCTTCGACCTCGACTTCGCCGGCATGGACGTGGAGTCGGCCACCGTGGACGACGAGCCCGCCGCCGTCAACCGGGCCGGTGACGAACTCACTCTGCGCCCCGAGGAAGATCTCACGCGGGGCGAGACGTTCACGGCGTACGTGCGCTACTCGGGGCGCCCGCGGACCATCACCGACGTCGACGGCTCGGAGGAGGGCTGGCTGCGCTCGCCCGGCGGCCGCGTGCTGGCGCTCGGCGAACCGACCGGTTCGATGACCTGGTTCCCGTCCAACAACCACCCGAGCGACAAGGCCACGTACGACATCAGGATCACCGTGCCCGACGGCCTCCAGGCCGTCTCCAACGGTGAGTTGGTGTCGCGGACGGTCAACAAGGGCCGGGCTACGTTCAGTTGGCGGACCCGGGAGCCGATGGCTACCTATCTCGCGACCGTGGCGATCGGCCCCTACGAGATCGACCGGGGCAGGACCGGGTCCGGCGTCCCGATCTACAGCGCCATCGACCCGGAGGTGCGTCGGCAGACCGCCGATGTTGTCGCGCGGCTGCCGGAGATGCTCGCCTGGGAGGAGAAGGAGTTCGGGCCCTACCCGTTCTCGTCCGCCGGGCTGATCGTGGCGCCCGCGAAGGCCTCGGGTTACGCACTGGAGACGCAGAACCGTCCGGTGCTGCCGCTGGACCACTTCGACGCCACCACCGTGGTGCACGAGCTGGCCCACCAGTGGTTCGGCGACTCCGTCACCCCCGCCACCTGGCGCGACATGTGGCTGAACGAGGGCTTCGCGCAGTACGCGGAGTGGCTGTGGAGCGAGGACCACTCAGGTCCCAGCGCTCAGCAGATCTTCGAGGGGGAGTACGCCAAGGGCGGCGGCGACGACATCTGGGCCTTCCCGCCGGCCGAACCGCCGACCGCCGCCGATGTGTCGGGCCGGCCGGTGTACGTGCGCGGCGCCATGGTCGTCCACAAGATCCGCGAGGCCCTGGGTGACGAGGCCTTCCACGCGCTCGTCCGGGACTGGGTACGCGTACACCGCCACGGCAACGCCTCCACCAAGGACTTCGTCCGTTTCGTGGACGATGCGGCGGGGCGCCGGCTCACGGCGGTGTGGGACACCTGGCTCTACGGGGACGGGAAGCCCGAGGCCTCCTGA
- the nagA gene encoding N-acetylglucosamine-6-phosphate deacetylase, whose product MAASKVLSGARVVLPTGVVENGRVIVDGTSIAGSAPADAVALDLSGHWVVPGFVDMHNHGGGGASFSNGTVEDVLKGVHTHRLHGTTTLVASTVTGEMDVLAQRAGLLSELVEQGDLAGIHFEGPFISPCRKGAHSEGLLRHPDPAEVRKLLDAARGTAKMVTLATELPGGLDSVRLLAEHGVIAAIGHTDASYEQTVEAIDAGATVATHLFNAMPALGHREPGPIAALLEDERITVELINDGTHLHPAALELAFHHKGADRVAFITDAMDAAGFGDGLYHLGPLEVEVKEGVARLVEGGSIAGSTLTLDRAFKRSVTVDGLSVEDTVRALSANPARLLGLDDTVGSLEPGKDADLVVLDADFAVKGVLRKGSWVVEPELG is encoded by the coding sequence ATGGCCGCATCGAAAGTTCTCTCCGGCGCCCGTGTCGTCCTCCCGACCGGGGTCGTCGAGAACGGACGCGTGATCGTCGACGGCACCTCTATCGCCGGGTCGGCCCCGGCCGACGCCGTCGCCCTCGATCTGTCGGGCCACTGGGTCGTGCCCGGCTTCGTCGACATGCACAACCACGGCGGTGGCGGCGCCTCCTTCAGCAACGGCACGGTCGAAGACGTTCTCAAGGGCGTGCACACCCACCGGCTGCACGGCACCACCACGCTGGTCGCGTCCACGGTGACCGGCGAGATGGACGTGCTCGCGCAGCGCGCCGGGCTGCTGTCCGAGCTGGTCGAGCAGGGCGATCTGGCCGGCATCCACTTCGAGGGCCCGTTCATCTCGCCCTGCCGCAAGGGCGCGCACAGCGAGGGCCTGCTGCGCCACCCGGACCCGGCCGAGGTCCGCAAGCTCCTTGACGCCGCGCGCGGCACCGCGAAGATGGTCACGCTCGCCACCGAACTGCCCGGCGGCCTCGACTCCGTACGGCTGCTCGCCGAGCACGGCGTCATCGCGGCGATCGGCCACACCGACGCCTCGTACGAGCAGACCGTCGAGGCGATCGACGCGGGCGCCACCGTCGCCACCCATCTCTTCAACGCGATGCCCGCGCTCGGCCACCGCGAGCCGGGGCCCATCGCGGCCCTCCTGGAGGACGAGCGGATCACCGTCGAGCTCATCAACGACGGTACGCATCTGCACCCGGCCGCCCTCGAACTCGCCTTCCACCACAAGGGCGCGGACCGCGTCGCGTTCATCACGGACGCCATGGACGCGGCCGGCTTCGGTGACGGGCTCTACCACCTGGGCCCGTTGGAGGTCGAGGTGAAGGAGGGCGTGGCGCGGCTCGTCGAGGGCGGCTCCATCGCGGGCTCCACGCTGACCCTGGACCGCGCGTTCAAGCGCTCAGTGACGGTCGACGGCCTCTCGGTCGAGGACACCGTGCGCGCCCTTTCGGCCAATCCGGCCCGGCTGCTCGGCCTCGACGACACGGTGGGCTCCCTCGAACCGGGCAAGGACGCCGACCTGGTGGTCCTGGACGCCGACTTCGCCGTCAAGGGCGTTCTGCGCAAGGGGAGTTGGGTCGTCGAGCCCGAGCTGGGCTGA
- a CDS encoding CBM35 domain-containing protein, protein MTTPGNNGANTPEDDDPFGYLYADGQATGNPARSGGGYGYPGPAAGQQQPGVPRTSYNQVRTVGERQYGQIPQQQYQGPPQQYQGPPQQHQGPPQQQYGQPTAQYAAPETYPGATPPRQGPPPQQTGSGGRGPNTKGLLIGAVAVVAAVVIGIAVALASNSDNKDKKDDAAKPNTSASSQPPSPSTDPTSSPSAPADLPKGDAATLTLGGPAQVGTNVPGAKGTGGAFVTNFNNVGSSVTWKVKVPKAGSYKLNLRFGVPGADANATITLNGKAESRPMNMKNFAHSPAGDWAKGWQTTFANVTLDKGDNEIKLSCEQGNQCNANLDQLWLTTA, encoded by the coding sequence ATGACGACGCCCGGCAACAACGGCGCGAACACCCCCGAGGACGACGATCCGTTCGGCTACCTGTACGCGGACGGGCAGGCCACAGGCAACCCGGCCCGCAGCGGTGGCGGTTACGGCTACCCGGGTCCGGCGGCGGGGCAGCAGCAGCCCGGAGTCCCCAGGACGTCGTACAACCAGGTGCGCACGGTCGGTGAGCGCCAGTACGGCCAGATCCCGCAGCAGCAGTACCAGGGGCCCCCGCAGCAGTACCAGGGGCCTCCCCAGCAGCACCAAGGCCCTCCCCAGCAGCAGTACGGGCAGCCGACCGCCCAGTACGCGGCGCCCGAGACCTACCCCGGCGCCACCCCGCCCCGGCAGGGGCCGCCGCCGCAGCAGACCGGCTCCGGCGGCCGCGGGCCCAACACCAAGGGCCTGCTGATCGGCGCGGTCGCGGTGGTCGCGGCCGTCGTCATCGGCATCGCCGTGGCGCTGGCCAGCAACAGCGACAACAAGGACAAGAAGGACGACGCGGCCAAGCCGAACACGTCCGCCTCCAGCCAGCCCCCGTCGCCCAGCACCGACCCGACGTCCTCGCCGTCCGCCCCGGCGGACCTGCCCAAGGGTGACGCGGCGACGCTGACGCTCGGCGGCCCCGCGCAGGTCGGCACGAACGTGCCGGGCGCCAAGGGCACCGGCGGCGCCTTCGTCACCAACTTCAACAACGTGGGCTCGTCGGTCACCTGGAAGGTGAAGGTGCCCAAGGCCGGCTCGTACAAGCTGAACCTGCGCTTCGGCGTCCCCGGCGCGGACGCGAACGCGACGATAACGCTCAACGGCAAGGCCGAGTCGCGCCCGATGAACATGAAGAACTTCGCTCACTCGCCGGCCGGTGACTGGGCCAAGGGCTGGCAGACCACGTTCGCCAACGTGACGCTGGACAAGGGCGACAACGAGATCAAGCTGTCCTGCGAGCAGGGCAACCAGTGCAACGCCAATCTCGACCAGCTCTGGCTGACCACCGCCTGA
- a CDS encoding M4 family metallopeptidase: MVVVGVQAGSTAGATDRAAGATALDLTSAQRSDALAAAQDTAPATARKIGLGAKEKLVVRDVIKDADGTVHTRYERTFDGMPVLGGDLVVHSSKDGALKGVNKATDAKISVATTTSLKAAPTGSRKVVWAASGKPVVAYERTVTGTQPDGTPSRRDIVTDAATGAELFSHEEIETGTGTSEYSGTVTLGTTKSGSTYSLTDASRGGHSTYDLKGGSSGKGTLFTKSTDTWGNGSPSNRETAAVDAHYGAAETWDFYKTELGRNGIAGNGKAAYSRVHYGNAYVNAFWDDSCFCMTYGDGEGNQKPLTALDVAGHEMSHGLTAATAKLNYSGESGGLNEATSDIFGTSVEFFANNASDKGDYLIGEKIDINGDGTPLRYMDKPSKDGGSADYWSSGVGNKDVHYSSGPANHFFYLLSEGSGAKTINGVSYNSPTYDGSKVTGIGRVKAYKIWYKALSTYMTSTTNYKAARAATLKAAGDLYGTTSTEYKTVAAAWTAINVK; this comes from the coding sequence ATGGTCGTCGTCGGCGTACAGGCCGGCTCGACGGCCGGCGCAACCGACCGCGCCGCCGGCGCCACCGCGCTCGACCTCACCAGCGCCCAGCGCTCCGACGCCCTGGCCGCGGCGCAGGACACGGCGCCCGCCACCGCCCGGAAGATCGGGCTCGGCGCCAAGGAGAAGCTCGTCGTCCGCGACGTGATCAAGGACGCCGACGGCACGGTCCACACCCGCTACGAGCGCACCTTCGACGGCATGCCCGTCCTCGGTGGCGACCTCGTCGTGCACTCCTCGAAGGACGGCGCCCTCAAGGGCGTCAACAAGGCGACGGACGCGAAGATATCCGTCGCCACCACGACGTCGCTCAAGGCCGCCCCCACCGGCTCCCGCAAGGTCGTCTGGGCCGCTTCCGGCAAGCCGGTCGTCGCCTACGAGCGCACCGTCACCGGCACCCAGCCGGACGGCACGCCGAGCCGCCGCGACATCGTCACGGACGCCGCCACCGGCGCCGAGCTCTTCTCCCACGAGGAGATCGAGACCGGCACCGGAACCAGCGAGTACTCCGGCACGGTCACGCTCGGCACCACCAAGAGCGGCTCGACCTACAGCCTCACCGACGCCTCGCGCGGCGGACACTCGACGTACGACCTGAAGGGCGGCAGCTCCGGCAAGGGCACGCTCTTCACCAAGTCCACCGACACGTGGGGCAACGGCTCGCCGTCCAACCGCGAGACGGCCGCCGTCGACGCCCACTACGGCGCCGCCGAGACCTGGGACTTCTACAAGACCGAGCTCGGCCGCAACGGCATCGCGGGCAACGGCAAGGCCGCCTACAGCCGCGTCCACTACGGCAACGCGTACGTCAACGCGTTCTGGGACGACAGCTGCTTCTGCATGACGTACGGCGACGGCGAGGGCAATCAGAAGCCGCTCACCGCGCTCGACGTGGCCGGTCACGAGATGAGCCACGGTCTCACCGCCGCCACCGCCAAGCTGAACTACAGCGGGGAGTCCGGCGGCCTCAACGAGGCCACCAGCGACATCTTCGGCACGTCGGTCGAGTTCTTCGCCAACAATGCCTCCGACAAGGGCGACTACCTCATCGGCGAGAAGATCGACATCAACGGCGACGGCACGCCGCTGCGCTACATGGACAAGCCCAGCAAGGACGGCGGCTCGGCCGACTACTGGTCGAGCGGCGTCGGCAACAAGGACGTGCACTACTCGTCCGGCCCTGCCAACCACTTCTTCTACCTGCTGTCCGAGGGCAGCGGCGCGAAGACGATCAACGGCGTGAGCTACAACTCGCCGACGTACGACGGCTCCAAGGTCACCGGGATCGGCCGGGTCAAGGCGTACAAGATCTGGTACAAGGCGCTCTCCACGTACATGACCTCGACCACCAACTACAAGGCCGCGCGCGCCGCGACCCTGAAGGCGGCGGGCGACCTGTACGGCACGACCAGCACCGAGTACAAGACGGTGGCGGCCGCCTGGACCGCCATCAACGTGAAGTGA
- a CDS encoding 1-phosphofructokinase family hexose kinase, whose translation MILTVTLNTALDITYRVPALVPHASHRVEEVTERPGGKGLNVARVLAALGHETVVTGFVGGPSGEVLRALLAGLAPVDELVPIRGATRRTIAVADAATGDTTQLNEPGPVVSSTEWDAFLTAYGRLLDGAEAVALCGSLPPGLPVGAYAQLVRQARTAKVPVLLDTSGEALRRGIAARPDLVKPNADELAQLTGSREPLRAARDARRRGAHTVVASLGAEGLLAASPDGLWQAAPPAAVRGNPTGAGDSAVAGLLSGLVEGLDWPGRLTRAVALSAATVLAPAAGEFDREAYAKMLGSVRVSEHAH comes from the coding sequence GTGATTCTGACCGTCACGCTGAACACCGCACTGGACATCACCTACCGCGTCCCCGCCCTCGTGCCGCACGCGAGCCATCGCGTCGAGGAGGTCACGGAGCGCCCCGGCGGCAAGGGCCTCAACGTCGCCCGGGTGCTCGCCGCGCTCGGCCACGAGACGGTGGTCACCGGGTTCGTGGGCGGCCCGAGCGGTGAGGTGCTGCGCGCCCTGCTCGCGGGGCTCGCGCCCGTCGACGAGCTCGTCCCCATCCGGGGCGCCACCCGCCGCACCATCGCCGTGGCGGACGCGGCGACCGGTGACACCACCCAGCTCAACGAGCCGGGCCCGGTGGTGTCGTCCACCGAGTGGGACGCCTTTCTCACCGCGTACGGGCGGCTGCTCGACGGCGCCGAGGCGGTGGCCCTGTGCGGGAGTCTGCCGCCGGGCCTGCCGGTCGGGGCGTACGCGCAACTGGTGCGCCAGGCCCGTACCGCGAAGGTGCCGGTGCTCCTGGACACCAGCGGCGAGGCCCTGCGGCGCGGCATCGCGGCCCGGCCGGACCTGGTCAAGCCCAACGCCGACGAGCTGGCCCAGCTGACGGGTTCGCGCGAGCCGCTGCGGGCGGCGCGGGACGCGCGCAGGCGCGGCGCGCACACGGTGGTGGCTTCGCTCGGCGCGGAGGGGCTGCTCGCGGCCTCCCCCGACGGCCTGTGGCAGGCGGCCCCGCCGGCCGCGGTCCGCGGCAATCCGACGGGCGCGGGCGATTCGGCGGTGGCCGGACTGCTGTCGGGTCTGGTGGAGGGCCTGGACTGGCCCGGTCGCCTGACGCGGGCGGTGGCCCTGTCCGCCGCGACCGTACTGGCGCCCGCGGCGGGCGAGTTCGACCGGGAGGCGTACGCGAAGATGCTCGGCTCGGTGCGCGTGAGCGAGCACGCGCACTGA